The proteins below come from a single Oncorhynchus gorbuscha isolate QuinsamMale2020 ecotype Even-year linkage group LG12, OgorEven_v1.0, whole genome shotgun sequence genomic window:
- the LOC123991223 gene encoding T-complex protein 1 subunit epsilon codes for MSAMGQLAFDEYGRPFIIIKDQDKKTRLSGLDALKSHIMAAKAVASTLRTSLGPNGLDKMMVDRDGEVTVTNDGATILSMMDVDHQIAKLMVELSKSQDDEIGDGTTGVVVLAGALLEEAEQLLDRGIHPIRISDGYDQAAKIAIAQLDKISETYPYDPSNTEPLIQTAMTTLGSKVINRCHRQMAEIAVNAVLTVADMNRKDVDFELIKMEGKVGGKLEDTQLIKGVIIDKEFSHPQMPKLLKDTKMAILTCPFEPPKPKTKHKLDVTCVEEYKALQKYEKDKFLEMIKQIKDTGANLAICQWGFDDEANHLLLQNELPAIRWVGGPEIELIAIATGGRIVPRFSELTAEKLGSAGVVKEICFGTTKDRMLVIEECKNSRAVTIFIRGGNKMIIEEAKRALHDALCVIRNLVRDNRVVYGGGASEISCALAVNQAADKCPSLEQYAMRAFADALEVIPMALAENSGLNSIQTMTEVRARQVTENNPALGIDCLHLNTNDMKQQHVIETLHGKKQQISLATQVVKMILKIDDIRSPGESED; via the exons ATGTCCGCTATGGGGCAACTCGCATTCGATGAGTATGGACGGCCGTTCATCATCATCAAGGATCAGGATAAGAAGACTCGCTTATCCGGCCTTGACGCACTGAAG TCTCACATCATGGCAGCAAAGGCAGTTGCCTCGACGCTGAGGACCTCTCTAGGACCAAACG GTCTGGACAAGATGATGGTTGACCGGGATGGAGAGGTGACCGTCACCAATGACGGAGCTACCATCCTCAGCATGATGGATGTGGACCACCAGATCGCCAAGCTCATGGTGGAGCTCTCAAAGTCTCAGGACGACGAGATCGGAGACGGGACCACCGGAGTCGTTG TGCTGGCTGGTGCTCTCCTGGAGGAGGCAGAACAGCTGCTGGACAGGGGCATCCACCCCATCCGTATCTCTGACGGTTACGACCAGGCCGCCAAGATCGCCATTGCGCAGTTGGACAAGATCAGCGAGACCTACCCATACGACCCCAGCAACACAGAGCCACTCATCCAGACTGCCATGACCACACTGGGATCCAAAGT TATCAACCGCTGCCACAGACAGATGGCGGAGATTGCAGTGAACGCCGTCCTGACTGTGGCGGACATGAACCGTAAGGACGTGGACTTTGAGCTGATCAAGATGGAGGGCAAGGTGGGAGGCAAGCTGGAGGATACCCAGCTCATCAAGGGAGTCATCATAGACAAGGAATTCAGCCACCCTCAGATGCCCAag CTCCTGAAAGACACAAAGATGGCCATCCTGACCTGCCCGTTTGAGCCCCCTAAGCCCAAGACCAAGCACAAGCTGGACGTGACCTGTGTGGAGGAATACAAGGCCCTGCAGAAGTATGAGAAGGACAAGTTCCTGGAGATGATCAAACAG ATCAAGGATACCGGCGCTAACCTGGCCATCTGCCAGTGGGGCTTTGATGATGAGGCCAACCACCTGCTGCTGCAGAATGAACTGCCTGCCATCCGCTGGGTCGGAGGGCCTGAGATCGAG CTGATTGCCATAGCGACAGGGGGCCGCATCGTGCCTCGGTTCTCTGAGCTGACCGCTGAGAAGCTGGGCTCAGCCGGCGTTGTAAAGGAGATCTGCTTTGGCACAACCAAGGACCGCATGCTGGTCATCGAGGAGTGCAAGAACTCCAGGGCAGTCACCATCTTCATCCGTGGAGGAAACAAGATG ATCATTGAGGAGGCTAAGCGTGCACTGCATGATGCACTGTGTGTCATCCGTAACCTGGTCAGAGACAACCGTGTTGTGTACGGGGGCGGAGCCTCTGAGATTTCCTGTGCCCTCGCTGTCAACCAGGCTGCTGACAAG tgCCCGTCCCTGGAACAGTATGCCATGCGTGCATTTGCTGATGCCCTGGAGGTGATCCCCATGGCCCTGGCAGAGAACAGCGGGCTCAACTCCATCCAGACCATGACAGAGGTCCGCGCCAGGCAGGTCACAGAGAACAACCCCGCCCTGGGCATCGACTGTCTGCACCTCAACACCAATG ACATGAAGCAGCAACATgtaattgagactctgcatgggAAAAAGCAGCAGATCTCTCTGGCAACCCAGGTGGTTAAGATGATCTTGAAGATCGATGACATCAGAAGCCCGGGAGAGTCTGAAGATTAA